Below is a genomic region from Deltaproteobacteria bacterium.
ATACGCTATAATCGGGTCGTGACCGACCCCCGATCCCCCGAGAAGGCCGAGATCGCGGCCATCCACGAGGTGGCCAAGATCCTCACCTCGACGCAGAACCTCGACCGCGCGCTGGGGGTCGCCCTGCGCACGCTCCAGAGTTTCCTCGGATTCGACCGCACCGCCATCTTCCGCCCCGACGAGACGACGCGCGAGATCCGGATGGAGATCGCCGCCGGCTACACCGCGGAGCAGCGGGAGCGGGGCCGATACGTCTGGGGCGAGGGGATCGTCGGGAAGACGATGAAGACGGGCAGTCCCATCGCCCTCCCCGACGTCCGGGTGGAACCGTCGTTCCTGGACAAGACGCGCGCGCACGGGGAGTCGTCCGGAGAAGGTCCGCTTTCCTGGATCTGCGTCCCCATCAAGATCGGAGCCGAGACGCTGGGGGTGCTGTCCGCGGAGCGGATCGGCCGCGAGGGGACCCGGGCGCTCGAATCGGACACGCGGACCCTCACCGTGATCGGCTGCCTCATCGGACAGGCGCTCAAGCTGCACAAGGCGATCGAACGCCTGCAGGACGAGTTCAAGCGGCAACGAAAGGAATTCGAAAAGACGATCCGGAAGACGTACCGGATCGAGAACATCGTCGGGCAGAGCAAGCGGATGCAGGAGGTCTTCGCCGCGGTGACCAGCGTCGCGCCGTCGCGCGCCACGGTGCTGCTGCGCGGCGAGAGCGGAACGGGGAAGGAGATGATCGCCCGCGCGATCCACCAGGGGGGAAGCCGAGCGGACCGCCCCTTCGTCGCCGTCAACTGCGCCGCCCTCCCCGAGACGCTGCTCGAGTCGGAGCTGTTCGGCCACAAGCGGGGCGCCTTCACCGGC
It encodes:
- the nifA gene encoding nif-specific transcriptional activator NifA, with product MRYNRVVTDPRSPEKAEIAAIHEVAKILTSTQNLDRALGVALRTLQSFLGFDRTAIFRPDETTREIRMEIAAGYTAEQRERGRYVWGEGIVGKTMKTGSPIALPDVRVEPSFLDKTRAHGESSGEGPLSWICVPIKIGAETLGVLSAERIGREGTRALESDTRTLTVIGCLIGQALKLHKAIERLQDEFKRQRKEFEKTIRKTYRIENIVGQSKRMQEVFAAVTSVAPSRATVLLRGESGTGKEMIARAIHQGGSRADRPFVAVNCAALPETLLESELFGHKRGAFTGAVEERKGRFEEASGGTIFLDEVGDIPVPTQVKLLRVLQERTFERLGENRPVSVDVRIIAATNADLEKMVAGGTFREDLYYRLNVIPIFLPPLRDRKEDILPLTEHFLERFNREHGKSIAFSKDALDLLLEYRWTGNVRELENLVERVVVMAKAPVVRAQDLPRAIRVAASLPATGSYGQPPAPQASGAASAAEPPHPAAPREGRPRAEYLKAMEREELQGALSSAGWVIARAAKILGWTPRQVAYKMKKHGLSSPWKK